A section of the Methanoregula formicica SMSP genome encodes:
- the mutS gene encoding DNA mismatch repair protein MutS has translation MVREPGPENKAENGNGARLTPVMQQYHEMKEQHPDTILFFRIGDFYETFNDDAKLVSRELDIVLTSRSKSGDNPIPLAGVPYHAAEGYIAKLIAKGYRVAVCEQVGDPKTTKGVVKREIARVITPGTVIDPALVPSTAATYLMAALPDAKQKEWGISLLDISTGEFFAAIVPHDPILESLGSEIARYRPAECIVPANLPDTFRDRIRDAGVIVNACRDELFTCDRAEKLLCGHFGTASLGGFGFESRSCATGAAGAALAYALETQHAPLTHIRALSLRNSSESLVLDAVTLRNLEVRESIRGGKGATLLSSLDLTKTPMGSRLLDRYLSRPLTDIAEINRRLDAVEFLAGRTAARIAFRDSLKACADIERIAARIAYGNAGPRDLVALADTLETLPALKQCFSTPKENVPALAAEAINAIHNLPEIIALIRNAIADDPPAVARNGGIIRPGYSGELDSIRGVLHSGKDWIVKLQEKEREATGIRSLKVGYNRIFGYYIDVTKPNLSLVPPRYERKQTTATGERYTIPELREKETLITNADERVLSLERELYVQLLGILKKDIPAIQETANAIAVLDVAAALAESAQVRNYVRPQLDESDDVVIRDGRHPVVEQGVSGGFVPNDTELSGSGTQIMIITGANMAGKSTYMRAAALICIMAQAGSFVPARHARIGILDRIFTRVGAFDDLASGQSTFFVEMLELANILNNVTPKSLVILDEIGRGTSTADGSSIARAVLEFLHGKGSAGPKTLFATHFHELIGMEEKLKRVKNYHFAVRETKDEVVFLRKIIPGATDKSYGIHVARLAGIPKKVTERAEALLDEDLNAPVKNGSRPQRYTQILLVDDKAETPAPAKNPVLDELEAINPDEMTPLQALATIAELKRKLKRDGGNP, from the coding sequence ATGGTGCGCGAGCCCGGACCCGAGAACAAGGCCGAGAATGGCAATGGTGCGCGGCTGACCCCGGTCATGCAGCAGTACCACGAGATGAAGGAGCAGCATCCCGATACCATCCTGTTTTTCCGGATCGGGGATTTCTACGAGACCTTCAACGATGATGCAAAACTGGTTTCGCGCGAACTGGATATTGTCCTGACCTCCCGGTCAAAGAGCGGGGATAACCCGATCCCGCTCGCGGGTGTCCCGTACCATGCAGCGGAAGGATATATTGCAAAACTGATCGCCAAAGGGTACCGCGTAGCAGTCTGCGAACAGGTCGGTGATCCGAAAACCACAAAGGGGGTCGTGAAACGCGAGATCGCCCGCGTCATCACACCGGGCACCGTGATAGACCCGGCCCTTGTCCCGTCAACCGCTGCCACGTACCTGATGGCCGCCCTCCCGGATGCAAAACAAAAAGAGTGGGGCATCTCGCTCCTCGACATTTCGACAGGAGAGTTCTTCGCTGCCATTGTCCCCCATGATCCCATCCTTGAATCCCTGGGATCGGAGATCGCCCGGTACCGGCCCGCGGAGTGCATCGTCCCGGCAAACCTTCCAGACACGTTCCGCGATCGTATCCGCGATGCGGGCGTCATCGTGAATGCCTGCCGGGACGAGCTCTTCACCTGCGACCGGGCGGAAAAACTTCTCTGCGGGCACTTCGGTACCGCATCCCTTGGAGGATTCGGGTTCGAGAGCCGGTCCTGTGCCACCGGCGCGGCCGGTGCTGCCCTTGCCTATGCGCTGGAGACACAGCATGCCCCGCTGACCCACATCCGTGCCCTCTCGCTCCGGAACTCCTCCGAATCGCTGGTGCTGGACGCCGTCACGCTCCGGAACCTCGAGGTGCGGGAGAGTATCCGGGGAGGAAAAGGCGCAACGCTCCTCTCCTCGCTCGATTTGACAAAGACTCCGATGGGAAGCCGGCTCCTGGACCGGTACCTCTCCCGCCCGCTTACGGACATTGCCGAGATCAACCGGCGCCTGGACGCAGTGGAGTTCCTGGCCGGCAGGACTGCAGCACGGATCGCGTTCCGCGACAGCCTGAAGGCCTGTGCCGATATCGAGCGCATTGCAGCCCGGATCGCGTACGGGAACGCCGGGCCCCGCGATCTGGTTGCGCTGGCAGACACTCTTGAAACCCTGCCGGCGCTGAAACAGTGCTTTTCCACCCCCAAAGAAAATGTACCGGCTCTCGCAGCAGAAGCGATCAACGCCATTCACAACCTCCCTGAGATAATCGCGCTCATCCGGAACGCCATTGCCGACGATCCGCCCGCAGTTGCCCGGAATGGCGGGATCATCCGGCCCGGATACAGCGGGGAGCTCGACAGCATCCGCGGCGTGCTGCACTCCGGGAAGGACTGGATCGTTAAACTCCAGGAGAAGGAGCGCGAGGCCACCGGCATCAGATCCCTCAAAGTGGGGTACAACCGGATCTTCGGGTATTACATTGACGTGACAAAACCCAACCTTTCGCTTGTCCCGCCCCGGTACGAGCGCAAGCAGACCACAGCCACGGGCGAGCGGTATACAATCCCCGAGCTGCGCGAGAAAGAGACCCTCATCACCAACGCCGACGAGCGCGTACTCTCCCTGGAACGCGAACTCTACGTGCAGCTCCTCGGGATCCTCAAAAAGGATATCCCGGCCATCCAGGAAACCGCGAACGCCATCGCAGTCCTCGATGTTGCCGCCGCCCTTGCCGAATCAGCGCAGGTACGGAACTACGTGCGCCCGCAGCTGGACGAGAGCGACGATGTCGTCATCCGCGACGGCAGGCACCCGGTGGTGGAGCAGGGAGTATCCGGCGGCTTTGTCCCGAACGATACCGAACTCTCCGGCAGCGGGACGCAGATCATGATCATCACCGGCGCCAACATGGCCGGTAAGTCTACCTACATGCGGGCTGCCGCGCTCATCTGCATCATGGCGCAGGCCGGCAGTTTTGTCCCGGCCCGGCACGCCCGGATCGGCATCCTCGACCGGATCTTCACGAGAGTGGGTGCATTCGATGACCTTGCAAGCGGCCAGAGCACCTTCTTTGTCGAGATGCTGGAGCTGGCAAACATCCTCAATAACGTCACCCCAAAGAGCCTCGTGATCCTGGACGAGATCGGCAGGGGCACGAGCACGGCGGACGGCTCCTCGATTGCCCGGGCCGTACTCGAGTTCCTGCACGGGAAAGGCAGTGCAGGGCCAAAGACCCTCTTTGCCACGCACTTCCACGAGCTCATCGGCATGGAAGAGAAGCTCAAACGTGTAAAGAACTATCACTTCGCCGTCAGGGAGACAAAAGACGAGGTGGTCTTCCTCCGGAAGATCATCCCCGGCGCAACCGACAAAAGCTACGGTATCCATGTTGCACGGCTGGCCGGTATCCCGAAAAAAGTCACCGAGCGTGCCGAGGCACTCCTTGACGAGGACCTGAACGCACCGGTGAAAAACGGGTCACGCCCGCAGCGGTACACCCAGATCCTCCTTGTCGATGACAAAGCAGAAACCCCGGCCCCTGCAAAGAACCCGGTGCTGGATGAACTTGAGGCCATCAACCCGGATGAGATGACCCCCCTCCAGGCACTCGCAACGATTGCGGAACTGAAGCGGAAACTAAAAAGGGATGGCGGGAACCCATGA
- the mutL gene encoding DNA mismatch repair endonuclease MutL produces MKQGSSPTIIRVLDQATVNKIAAGEVVERPASLVKELVENSIDAGADSVRIEIIASKNEITSIRITDDGCGMVPEDALLAFTPHATSKITEIRDLDTIRTLGFRGEALASIAAVARVTLITRPRDDELAAGTRIVIAGGEILENSAIGAPGGTTVLVEDLFYNTPARKKFQKSRATELAHIIGMLEGIILAHPTIAFRLTYNGTEQVVTGRNATRLDTIARIYGAATARDLVPVSTTAPLVAIAGHISRPSLSRKDRDRIILSINGRYVSSPAITNAIKEGYGTLLPKDRFPVAFLSLDIDTALVDVNVHPTKKLVRISREPEIAGAVRDAIKKTLAGHDLIPDIRPTTAPQPIVADAPAAMAALSRSFPYQFPETKPPVVSEPTHSGVTDSDRRLRHTELAPAGPAPAATLPPLRVIGEFGGIYILATNASGELLIIDQHAAHERILYELAGQQDGSGKRVQELIAPVILHRTPRESAVLAELLPALRNEGFQIEEFGKDTFLVRTVPIVLGKLEDTSLLEDIISDLVSTDRGERVDNRERITRIVACRGAIKAGTVCTPEQCQRVADQLRFTKNPFTCPHGRPTIIRFTREQLDGMFKRS; encoded by the coding sequence ATGAAGCAAGGCAGCAGCCCCACGATTATCCGCGTGCTCGACCAGGCAACGGTCAACAAGATTGCCGCGGGCGAAGTCGTGGAGCGCCCGGCCTCGCTTGTCAAGGAACTGGTCGAGAACTCCATTGATGCCGGTGCAGATTCAGTCAGGATCGAGATCATTGCATCAAAGAACGAGATCACATCCATCAGGATAACCGATGATGGTTGCGGCATGGTCCCTGAGGACGCCCTGCTCGCGTTCACACCCCATGCAACAAGCAAGATCACGGAAATCCGCGACCTTGACACGATCCGCACGCTCGGTTTCCGCGGGGAGGCACTCGCAAGCATCGCGGCGGTTGCCCGGGTAACGCTCATCACGAGGCCGCGTGACGATGAACTCGCTGCCGGGACACGGATCGTCATTGCCGGCGGTGAAATCCTGGAGAACAGTGCCATTGGCGCACCGGGCGGTACGACAGTCCTGGTCGAGGATCTCTTCTACAATACGCCGGCCCGGAAAAAATTCCAGAAGAGCAGGGCAACCGAGCTTGCGCACATCATCGGGATGCTCGAAGGGATCATCCTCGCCCACCCGACCATCGCGTTCCGGCTCACCTACAATGGAACGGAGCAGGTCGTCACCGGCCGGAACGCAACCCGTCTCGACACCATCGCCCGGATCTATGGGGCAGCCACAGCCCGCGATCTTGTGCCAGTCTCCACGACAGCACCGCTTGTTGCCATTGCAGGACACATCTCCCGTCCCTCTCTTTCAAGGAAAGACCGGGACCGGATTATCCTCTCCATCAACGGCAGGTATGTCTCCTCCCCTGCCATCACCAATGCCATCAAGGAAGGGTATGGAACTCTCCTTCCCAAAGACCGGTTCCCGGTCGCGTTCCTCTCGCTTGATATCGACACGGCCCTGGTGGATGTCAATGTCCACCCGACCAAGAAACTCGTCCGCATCTCGCGGGAACCGGAGATTGCAGGCGCTGTCCGCGATGCAATAAAAAAGACCCTTGCGGGCCATGACCTTATTCCGGATATCCGGCCTACTACAGCGCCACAACCCATTGTTGCTGATGCTCCTGCTGCAATGGCTGCACTGTCCCGTTCGTTCCCCTACCAGTTTCCCGAGACAAAACCTCCGGTTGTCAGCGAACCGACTCATTCCGGGGTCACTGACTCCGACCGACGGCTCCGCCACACCGAGCTCGCACCTGCTGGGCCTGCACCCGCAGCAACCCTCCCGCCCCTCCGGGTCATCGGGGAGTTCGGCGGCATCTATATCCTTGCAACAAACGCATCGGGGGAACTCCTGATCATCGACCAGCACGCAGCGCATGAACGGATCCTGTACGAGCTGGCAGGACAACAGGACGGCAGTGGAAAACGCGTGCAGGAACTGATCGCGCCGGTCATCCTCCACCGCACCCCGCGCGAGAGTGCCGTACTCGCTGAACTCCTGCCTGCACTCCGGAACGAAGGATTCCAGATCGAGGAGTTCGGCAAAGACACCTTCCTTGTCCGCACCGTCCCCATCGTCCTCGGAAAACTGGAGGACACGTCCCTGCTTGAAGATATCATCAGCGATCTTGTCAGCACCGATCGCGGAGAGCGGGTCGACAACCGCGAAAGGATTACCCGCATTGTCGCATGCCGCGGGGCCATCAAGGCCGGCACCGTCTGCACTCCCGAACAATGCCAGCGTGTCGCTGACCAGCTCCGGTTCACGAAGAACCCATTCACCTGCCCGCATGGCCGGCCCACGATTATCCGGTTCACGCGGGAGCAGCTGGACGGGATGTTTAAGCGATCATGA